The nucleotide window TGGAGCCGCTGGCGGAACAAATTCCTCCTAACTTTATCGTCAAGCCATACATTGCCCAGTTGGACATGCTGCAGCATACCGATGTTTTTATTACACATGCTGGAATGAACAGCACGAGTGAGGCTTTATATTACAACGTTCCGATGGTAATGATTCCATTAACATCGGATCAGCCTCTTGTCGCCAATCGGGTACAGGAGTTGGGCGCAGGGATTACTTTAAATAAACATAACCTCAGTGAAACTCATTTGAGGGAGGCACTAATAGAAGTACTACACAATTCGCAATATAAACGGCAGGCTTACCTCATCGGTGAATCTTTACGCCAGGCAGGCGGTTACAAGCGAGCTGCCGAAATGATTATGAATCGTATGGGTTCAGGAGTAGAACTTTATGAATTTTGATATAGCAGCCAGCTTCATTTAGGCATTGAAAATAGACGATCCTGTTAATCCAGGGTCGTCTATTTTTTAACGTTGATTAATCTTCTGTGAACTTTCAACCAAGTTATACGAAATATATGATGTCTGTGATCCATGATCAGTGAGTCTAGTTTGTCACCTCTGACTTTTTAATTGGTAGTAAACGATTTGTTGCGAATACGACCATTACAACCAGAAGAGCTGTTATCCCGATTAAAAGTTGGATATTGCCTAAAGGATACAAAAAACTTCCAATTAGTGGAGCAGTAGCCATACCAAGATAACGAACAAAGTTATAGACACCCATTGCCGTAGCACGCTCTTCAACAAACTCTGAGGACAAGAGGGTTGGCATCACTGGTGTTGCAAGTCCCATCACGAATCCAGTAAGCATCAGAGAGAGAAGCAATCCAATTAGAGAGTAATCTGCAGCAAAAATAAAAATCACAAGACTCAAAATGGTCATTATACCGGCCCAGAAGAGTGTTCGTACTGAGCCTATACGGGTTTGTAAACTTCCACTCATTTTACTTCCAACAAGATTGAATATCATGAGGGCGAGGGAGAAAAATCCAATGCTTGCAGCGCCTAAAGCATACTTCGTTTGTAATATTGTAGGTAGAAATACAATGAATGTGTAAAAGACATCATACATGATGAAACCGCTCAAAAGAACTACAACGCCGGTTTTGTTCCCCAGAATTTTCCCAAATGCTTTTAAACCTAGTCTTGTTCCCGCTGGTTTTATGTTGACTGGTTTTGTCTCAGGTAACATAAATATGGCTGCTATCAGGATGAGAAGAGCACTGACTGCTGCAAAACCAAACGTACCCGTGTAACCGAATTGACTACCGATAATACCACCGATGAGCGGACCAATAGCTGGTGAAATTCCAAGAATCATCTGATATGTAGCCATACTTTCGGCACGCTCTTTACCCTCAAAAACATCTCCGATCATTGTAGCAGCTACTAATGGAACAGATGATGCGCCTATTCCTTGAATGACTCGAAAAATGAGTAACATTTCTATTGAACCTGAAAACATGCATCCTATAGTAGCAATTACATAAATAATTATACCCGGGACTAGGATTTTCTTACGTCCATTACGATCAACAATGGGGCCAAGTATGATCTGCATGGTTGCCATGGCCACAGTGAATAAAGTAACCGTTAGATTAACTAAATGTAATGACGTATTTAGATCTTGTTGCAGATCAGGTAGCAAAGGAATATACAGGCTTTGAGCAAGAGATACAATAGCGGCAGAAATCCCCAAGATAAAGAGCAATCGTCGTTTGTTCATAAAACACCTCCAAATTATATTGACTGACTGTCAGTCATATTGTATATTGAGCTTATAACATTGACTGACAGTTAGTCAAGTTGTACATTTAAACTAATATAAAGGAGTGACAAAGGAGATCTGACAATGACACGAGTAAGCAAGAATCCCCAGGAACGAAAAAATGAAATACTGACTGTGGCTATGGAATTATTCAACTCGAAGGGCTACGAAAATACATCTGTCAGTGAAATCGTAAGAAAAGTTGGTGTTTCACAAGGAACTTTCTACAATTATTTTCAATCTAAAGAAGATGTACTTCATGCTGCTTGTGAACGAACATTATCATCTCGTTTGGAAGCCATACATCATTTAGTTGAAAATCGTGATCTCAAAGCGAGAGAAAAACTTATTCGTATTTTTATGGATGCAACCCCTAACGAACAGGATGAAGATGTATTTGAATATCTTCATAAGGAAAGTAACAGTACCTTGCATCAAAAATGGATTGTGATCGAAATTAATGCATTGATTCCTTACATCAAAAAAATCGTTCAGCAGGGGGCAGAAGAGGGAGAATTTCTTGCTCAACAACCCGAGCTTAAAGCGGAGTTTCTTTTGGTAGGTGCTGCATTTTGGCTTGATCGTGGTGTGTTTACCT belongs to Paenibacillus sp. FSL H8-0079 and includes:
- a CDS encoding MFS transporter, with product MNKRRLLFILGISAAIVSLAQSLYIPLLPDLQQDLNTSLHLVNLTVTLFTVAMATMQIILGPIVDRNGRKKILVPGIIIYVIATIGCMFSGSIEMLLIFRVIQGIGASSVPLVAATMIGDVFEGKERAESMATYQMILGISPAIGPLIGGIIGSQFGYTGTFGFAAVSALLILIAAIFMLPETKPVNIKPAGTRLGLKAFGKILGNKTGVVVLLSGFIMYDVFYTFIVFLPTILQTKYALGAASIGFFSLALMIFNLVGSKMSGSLQTRIGSVRTLFWAGIMTILSLVIFIFAADYSLIGLLLSLMLTGFVMGLATPVMPTLLSSEFVEERATAMGVYNFVRYLGMATAPLIGSFLYPLGNIQLLIGITALLVVMVVFATNRLLPIKKSEVTN
- a CDS encoding TetR/AcrR family transcriptional regulator, which codes for MTRVSKNPQERKNEILTVAMELFNSKGYENTSVSEIVRKVGVSQGTFYNYFQSKEDVLHAACERTLSSRLEAIHHLVENRDLKAREKLIRIFMDATPNEQDEDVFEYLHKESNSTLHQKWIVIEINALIPYIKKIVQQGAEEGEFLAQQPELKAEFLLVGAAFWLDRGVFTWNEQDYLERKNALNGIIDQLLAVNKQ